The genomic window CCAGCCCCTAGGATATTTATCTTTAATAAGTATTACGAAAGGGAAAAGATTAGTGTTTCACAATACTTCCCTTTAGTAAGTTGCCTCGTTATATTTGTTACTCTTTTTTCTTACAAAGAGAGTAACATAGATTAACTTTATTAAAAGGTAACCTAGGACACCACCTAGTGTATTTAGGATTAGATCATCAATATCAAAAGTACCTAAGTATGTAAATAGTTGAATTACTTCATACGTAAAACTAAGTAAAAATGTTGTTAGAGTGATGACCTTTAACCTAAACATCTTTTTACTTATTAGAGGTAGTAAAAGACCAAGAGGTGTAAAACCAATAATATTACCGACTAAGTTCTCAATTCTAATATTAAGGCTTAAATCTTTTGTTAAAAACATATATGTGATTATGGTTTTAAAAGGAATGAAATTACTCATCTTTATTTGAAACATATCAAAATGAAAATTAAATACCTCTGAAATTGCATAATGCTTTAACAATACCAGCTTTGT from Bacillus sp. BGMRC 2118 includes these protein-coding regions:
- a CDS encoding VanZ family protein → MKMFVKTLLVITMFIYLLVLTKLVLLKHYAISEVFNFHFDMFQIKMSNFIPFKTIITYMFLTKDLSLNIRIENLVGNIIGFTPLGLLLPLISKKMFRLKVITLTTFLLSFTYEVIQLFTYLGTFDIDDLILNTLGGVLGYLLIKLIYVTLFVRKKSNKYNEATY